In the genome of Oenanthe melanoleuca isolate GR-GAL-2019-014 chromosome 21, OMel1.0, whole genome shotgun sequence, one region contains:
- the TTC34 gene encoding tetratricopeptide repeat protein 34 isoform X1 → MAPEELAALLCGEGDEQLSQQQFPAATAFYLAAFSCCGPTAVQRVSAMGHGPCQRVVATLEAWCQGKAQIPKIRSRNLAVVSLSVGIAALFLSSLIPNNVVASVYELEAQLRRGCSEEVVSKCNLLLQANGSRPMELLLLRALARVLSGTQPGEGIVDYVQAFVLYQTEAVAYVCSRQREHLAQVVQAFSAHLSRCQEDSPGCRGSEQWLGDCYTFLAAVAPGHAWVCRARAAHLLKAAEFQECVAVCTKALEGCSAENLTGEDVLALLLQRAAGYFFLGGWTQEMMQDLAAAFAADPAQAMKCFEELFSPSDAEKIEEQARAALEGRFAAYREAVRAGAELRGSHGTELLPAVIQTIQLLLHLCPGCSRELRVRLADCHLLQGHPGAALDMCEQLLAAEQSTYHNTLLALRGFCSLHAQDPHRALQDFQRVIEHNSPHPNSCIKALCGRGLIRISGGSNYLTALDYITACQLKLDETIFTIKSYVPWNQRGLLLKVLQEEGQMMLQKKRDAPGVFQLASLLVELDSSDETSQILCADALYQMGRGEEAHKMLSLVLSRNPQRAPVLARLALLQLKRGFVYDGNQLLKRLIRIGDSSCLLPVLDIFQEEERRLLQSHCRWRALAILKGRQEAAAIREAIAHLSFAILAAGGYAEDCLLTRARCYGRLGQMKTAIFDFNAVLKEEPNNAQALSGRGFVHLALRQQKEAVQDLISALKVEAGAVIPAILSLKPETQGLVTGWLLQHGRATLTELMATKDLPGEETLGDLLMVAKALTKICRSAQHHIFYTDVLMANGRQQEALRHLQEAFGPCPAEDSARARLAVLQLQGRNVAAAAAPLSVLARRDEKDLAFLLNFVDTKHQQHLAQAAAQEGKELMKSHEHQQALGYLSLAVLASRDSPRHLRRRAACLMHLKKYEKALKDMEKVIQGHGCNSPKTQAGDHCCQGFLLLALAQEEAAVQHYMEALQLDEPLALGTITTCPGRQSLTQTFHKIAQCNFEKQCYEEAWKITDYGLRIDKSSELQKLKARLKREASSCSIH, encoded by the exons ATGGCTCCCGAGGAgctggctgccctgctctgtggggaagGGGAcgagcagctctcccagcagcaatTTCCAGCTGCCACCGCTTTTTACCTGgctgccttcagctgctgtgggccCACGGCCGTGCAGAGAGTGAGCGCCATGGGCCACGGGCCCTGCCAGCGAGTGGTGGCCACCCTGGAGGCCTGGTGCCAAGGCAAGGCTCAGATCCCCAAAATCCGGAGCAGGAACCTGGCCGTGGTGTCCCTCAGCGTGGGAATAGCTGCgcttttcctctccagcctcaTCCCCAACAACGTGGTGGCCTCGGTGTACGAGCTGGAGGCCCAGCTCCGGCGGGGCTGCTCGGAGGAGGTGGTGAGCAAATGCAATCTACTGCTGCAGGCTAATGGCAGCCgtcccatggagctgctgctgctgagggcgCTGGCTCGGGTGCTCtcagggacacagcctggggagggaaTCGTGGATTATGTCCAGGCCTTTGTGCTGTATCAAACAGAGGCGGTGGCCTACGTGTGCAGCAGGCAAAGGGAGCACCTGGCCCAGGTGGTGCAGGCTTTCTCTGCTCACCTGTCCAGGTGCCAGGAggacagcccaggctgcagaggctCGGAGCAGTGGCTGGGTGACTGCTACACCTTCCTGGCTGCGGTGGCACCGGGGCACgcctgggtgtgcagggcacGGGCAGCTCacctgctgaaagcagcagagtttCAGGAGTGTGTGGCTGTCTGCACCAAGGCCCTCGAGGGCTGCTCAGCTGAGAATCTCACAGGTGAGGATgttctggctctgctgctgcaacGAGCTGCTGGGTATTTCTTCCTGGGCGGATGGACGCAGGAAATGATGCAGGATTTGGCAGCAGCCTTTGCAGCAGACCCTGCTCAGGCAATGAAATGCTTTGAAGAGCTTTTCTCACCCAGTGATGCTGAAAAGATCGAGGAGCaggccagagctgccctggaggGGAGGTTTGCAGCCTACAGGGAGGCTGTGCGTGCTGGGGCCGAGCTCAGGGGCAGTCatggcactgagctgctccctgctgtcaTCCAGAcaatccagctgctgctgcacctctgcCCAGGGTGCAGCCGGGAGCTCAGAGTCCGGCTGGCAGACTGTCacctcctgcagggacaccccggGGCCGCCCTGGACatgtgtgagcagctgctggcagcagagcagagcacttaCCACAACACCCTGCTGGCACTGCGAGGCTTCTGCTCCCTGCACGCCCAGGAcccccacagagccctgcaggactTCCAGAGGGTCATTGAGCACAATTCCCCACATCCCAACAGCTGCATCAAAGCCCTGTGTGGCCGTGGGCTGATCCGCATTTCTGGTGGCAGCAATTACTTGACAGCCCTGGATTATATCACAGCTTGCCAGTTAAAGCTGGATGAGACCATCTTCACCATCAAGTCCTACGTGCCGTGGAACCAGAGGGGATTGCTGCTGAAGGTCCTCCAGGAGGAAGGACAGATGATGCTCCAGAAGAAGAG agATGCCCCTGGGGTTTTCCAGCTGGCTTCTCTCTTGGTGGAGCTGGACAGCTCTGATGAGACGTCCCAGATCCTGTGTGCTGATGCCCTGTACCAGATGGGCCGTGGGGAAGAAGCCCACAAGATGCTGTCACTGGTCCTCTCCAGAAACCCCCAGAGGGCTCctgtgctggccaggctggccctgctgcagctcaagAGAGGTTTTGTGTACGATGGCAACCAG ctgctgaagaGACTGATCAGAATTGGAGactcctcctgcctgctgccagtcCTGGACATTTTCCAGGAGGAGGAGcgcaggctgctgcagagccactgCCGCTGGCGAGCCCTGGCCATCCTgaagggcaggcaggaggctgctgccaTCAGAGAGGCCATTGCCCACCTGTCCTTTGCCATCCTTGCTGCAG gtgGTTATGCTGAGGATTGCCTCCTCACCAGGGCCCGATGCTACGGGCGCCTGGGCCAGATGAAAACGGCCATTTTTGATTTTAATGCTGTCCTGAAGGAGGAGCCCAACAATGCACAAGCTCTGAGCGGCCGAGGGTTTGTTCACCTGGCTCTGAGGCAGCAGAAG GAGGCAGTGCAAGATCTGATCTCAGCACTGAAGgtggaggcaggagcagtgaTCCCAGCAATCCTGTCCTTGAAGCCTGAAACCCAAGGGCTGGTCACTGGGTGGCTCCTCCAGCATGGCAGGGCCACTCTCACTGAGCTCATGGCCACCAAAGACCTCCCAGGAGAAGAAACCCTCGGTGACCTTCTCATGGTGGCAAAAGCACTGACCAAAATCTGCAGGAGTGCACAACATCACATCTTCTACACTGATGTTTTGATGGCAAATG GAAGGCAGCAAGAGGCCCTGAGGCACCTGCAGGAAGCCTTTGGCCCGTGTCCTGCTGAGGACTCTGCCAGGGCTcgcctggctgtgctgcagctgcagggcaggaacgtggcagcagcagctgctcccctcaGTGTCCTGGCCAGGAGAGATGAAAAGGACTTGGCCTTTCTCCTGAACTTTGTAGACACCAAGCACCAGCAGCATCTCGCTCAG gcagcagcccaggaagggaaggagctgaTGAAAAGCCATGAGCaccagcaggctctgggctacctcagcctggctgtgctggccagcagggacagccccaggcacCTGCGGCGCAGGGCTGCCTGCCTGATGCAcctgaaaaaatatgaaaaagctCTGAAAGACATGGAGAAAGTGATCCAGGGGCATGGCTGTAACAGCCCAAAAACACAGGCTGGGGATCACTGCTGCCAgggcttcctgctgctggccctggctcaggaggaggcagcagtgcagcactaCATGGAGGCCCTGCAGCTGGACgagcccctggccctgggcaccATCACTACCTGCCCTGGCAGGCAATCCTTAACCCAAACTTTTCACAAAATTGCACAGTGTAACTTTGAAAAGCAGTGCTATGAAGAGGCCTGGAAAATCACAGACTATGGGCTGAGAATTGATAAGAGTTCTGAGCTCCAGAAACTGAAAGCAAGACTCAAAAGGGAGGCATCGAGCTGTAGCATTCATTGA
- the TTC34 gene encoding tetratricopeptide repeat protein 34 isoform X2, with translation MAPEELAALLCGEGDEQLSQQQFPAATAFYLAAFSCCGPTAVQRVSAMGHGPCQRVVATLEAWCQGKAQIPKIRSRNLAVVSLSVGIAALFLSSLIPNNVVASVYELEAQLRRGCSEEVVSKCNLLLQANGSRPMELLLLRALARVLSGTQPGEGIVDYVQAFVLYQTEAVAYVCSRQREHLAQVVQAFSAHLSRCQEDSPGCRGSEQWLGDCYTFLAAVAPGHAWVCRARAAHLLKAAEFQECVAVCTKALEGCSAENLTGEDVLALLLQRAAGYFFLGGWTQEMMQDLAAAFAADPAQAMKCFEELFSPSDAEKIEEQARAALEGRFAAYREAVRAGAELRGSHGTELLPAVIQTIQLLLHLCPGCSRELRVRLADCHLLQGHPGAALDMCEQLLAAEQSTYHNTLLALRGFCSLHAQDPHRALQDFQRVIEHNSPHPNSCIKALCGRGLIRISGGSNYLTALDYITACQLKLDETIFTIKSYVPWNQRGLLLKVLQEEGQMMLQKKRDAPGVFQLASLLVELDSSDETSQILCADALYQMGRGEEAHKMLSLVLSRNPQRAPVLARLALLQLKRGFVYDGNQLLKRLIRIGDSSCLLPVLDIFQEEERRLLQSHCRWRALAILKGRQEAAAIREAIAHLSFAILAAGGYAEDCLLTRARCYGRLGQMKTAIFDFNAVLKEEPNNAQALSGRGFVHLALRQQKEAVQDLISALKVEAGAVIPAILSLKPETQGLVTGWLLQHGRATLTELMATKDLPGEETLGDLLMVAKALTKICRSAQHHIFYTDVLMANGRQQEALRHLQEAFGPCPAEDSARARLAVLQLQGRNVAAAAAPLSVLARRDEKDLAFLLNFVDTKHQQHLAQLWLK, from the exons ATGGCTCCCGAGGAgctggctgccctgctctgtggggaagGGGAcgagcagctctcccagcagcaatTTCCAGCTGCCACCGCTTTTTACCTGgctgccttcagctgctgtgggccCACGGCCGTGCAGAGAGTGAGCGCCATGGGCCACGGGCCCTGCCAGCGAGTGGTGGCCACCCTGGAGGCCTGGTGCCAAGGCAAGGCTCAGATCCCCAAAATCCGGAGCAGGAACCTGGCCGTGGTGTCCCTCAGCGTGGGAATAGCTGCgcttttcctctccagcctcaTCCCCAACAACGTGGTGGCCTCGGTGTACGAGCTGGAGGCCCAGCTCCGGCGGGGCTGCTCGGAGGAGGTGGTGAGCAAATGCAATCTACTGCTGCAGGCTAATGGCAGCCgtcccatggagctgctgctgctgagggcgCTGGCTCGGGTGCTCtcagggacacagcctggggagggaaTCGTGGATTATGTCCAGGCCTTTGTGCTGTATCAAACAGAGGCGGTGGCCTACGTGTGCAGCAGGCAAAGGGAGCACCTGGCCCAGGTGGTGCAGGCTTTCTCTGCTCACCTGTCCAGGTGCCAGGAggacagcccaggctgcagaggctCGGAGCAGTGGCTGGGTGACTGCTACACCTTCCTGGCTGCGGTGGCACCGGGGCACgcctgggtgtgcagggcacGGGCAGCTCacctgctgaaagcagcagagtttCAGGAGTGTGTGGCTGTCTGCACCAAGGCCCTCGAGGGCTGCTCAGCTGAGAATCTCACAGGTGAGGATgttctggctctgctgctgcaacGAGCTGCTGGGTATTTCTTCCTGGGCGGATGGACGCAGGAAATGATGCAGGATTTGGCAGCAGCCTTTGCAGCAGACCCTGCTCAGGCAATGAAATGCTTTGAAGAGCTTTTCTCACCCAGTGATGCTGAAAAGATCGAGGAGCaggccagagctgccctggaggGGAGGTTTGCAGCCTACAGGGAGGCTGTGCGTGCTGGGGCCGAGCTCAGGGGCAGTCatggcactgagctgctccctgctgtcaTCCAGAcaatccagctgctgctgcacctctgcCCAGGGTGCAGCCGGGAGCTCAGAGTCCGGCTGGCAGACTGTCacctcctgcagggacaccccggGGCCGCCCTGGACatgtgtgagcagctgctggcagcagagcagagcacttaCCACAACACCCTGCTGGCACTGCGAGGCTTCTGCTCCCTGCACGCCCAGGAcccccacagagccctgcaggactTCCAGAGGGTCATTGAGCACAATTCCCCACATCCCAACAGCTGCATCAAAGCCCTGTGTGGCCGTGGGCTGATCCGCATTTCTGGTGGCAGCAATTACTTGACAGCCCTGGATTATATCACAGCTTGCCAGTTAAAGCTGGATGAGACCATCTTCACCATCAAGTCCTACGTGCCGTGGAACCAGAGGGGATTGCTGCTGAAGGTCCTCCAGGAGGAAGGACAGATGATGCTCCAGAAGAAGAG agATGCCCCTGGGGTTTTCCAGCTGGCTTCTCTCTTGGTGGAGCTGGACAGCTCTGATGAGACGTCCCAGATCCTGTGTGCTGATGCCCTGTACCAGATGGGCCGTGGGGAAGAAGCCCACAAGATGCTGTCACTGGTCCTCTCCAGAAACCCCCAGAGGGCTCctgtgctggccaggctggccctgctgcagctcaagAGAGGTTTTGTGTACGATGGCAACCAG ctgctgaagaGACTGATCAGAATTGGAGactcctcctgcctgctgccagtcCTGGACATTTTCCAGGAGGAGGAGcgcaggctgctgcagagccactgCCGCTGGCGAGCCCTGGCCATCCTgaagggcaggcaggaggctgctgccaTCAGAGAGGCCATTGCCCACCTGTCCTTTGCCATCCTTGCTGCAG gtgGTTATGCTGAGGATTGCCTCCTCACCAGGGCCCGATGCTACGGGCGCCTGGGCCAGATGAAAACGGCCATTTTTGATTTTAATGCTGTCCTGAAGGAGGAGCCCAACAATGCACAAGCTCTGAGCGGCCGAGGGTTTGTTCACCTGGCTCTGAGGCAGCAGAAG GAGGCAGTGCAAGATCTGATCTCAGCACTGAAGgtggaggcaggagcagtgaTCCCAGCAATCCTGTCCTTGAAGCCTGAAACCCAAGGGCTGGTCACTGGGTGGCTCCTCCAGCATGGCAGGGCCACTCTCACTGAGCTCATGGCCACCAAAGACCTCCCAGGAGAAGAAACCCTCGGTGACCTTCTCATGGTGGCAAAAGCACTGACCAAAATCTGCAGGAGTGCACAACATCACATCTTCTACACTGATGTTTTGATGGCAAATG GAAGGCAGCAAGAGGCCCTGAGGCACCTGCAGGAAGCCTTTGGCCCGTGTCCTGCTGAGGACTCTGCCAGGGCTcgcctggctgtgctgcagctgcagggcaggaacgtggcagcagcagctgctcccctcaGTGTCCTGGCCAGGAGAGATGAAAAGGACTTGGCCTTTCTCCTGAACTTTGTAGACACCAAGCACCAGCAGCATCTCGCTCAG ctgtggctgaaatAA